One Rhodothermales bacterium genomic window carries:
- a CDS encoding WecB/TagA/CpsF family glycosyltransferase: MHSATRDSRNILNMQVDVTSYPDATQKVVRWAQEGRARYVCAANVHMVMETHDDPAFSQIVNSADLVTPDGVPLVWALRLMGVDEATRVYGPDLTLHVCEEAARQRIPIGLYGGTPESLEAFESFLTERFKGTQIGCKIAPPFRPLTPEEDAQYTRQINESGVRILFVGIGCPKQEKWMAEHKDKLHAVMLGVGAAFDFHTGRVRQAPSFLQRLGLEWAFRLAMEPRRLWKRYMKHNPRFVVLFLRQLLGQRANTGDNKKR, encoded by the coding sequence ATGCATAGCGCCACCAGGGACAGTCGCAACATCCTCAACATGCAGGTTGATGTGACGAGTTATCCCGACGCGACGCAAAAAGTAGTGCGCTGGGCCCAGGAAGGCCGCGCCCGCTACGTATGCGCGGCCAACGTGCATATGGTGATGGAGACGCACGACGACCCGGCGTTCAGCCAGATCGTGAACAGTGCCGATCTCGTCACACCGGACGGGGTTCCCCTCGTCTGGGCGCTCCGGCTGATGGGCGTCGATGAAGCGACCCGCGTTTACGGTCCGGACCTCACGCTCCACGTGTGCGAGGAGGCCGCCCGGCAACGCATCCCGATCGGGTTGTACGGCGGGACGCCGGAAAGCCTCGAAGCTTTCGAGTCGTTCCTGACCGAACGATTCAAGGGCACGCAGATCGGTTGTAAAATCGCCCCACCGTTCCGTCCCTTGACCCCGGAAGAAGACGCCCAGTATACCCGGCAGATTAATGAATCCGGCGTACGCATCCTGTTTGTAGGCATCGGTTGCCCGAAGCAGGAGAAATGGATGGCGGAGCACAAAGACAAACTACATGCGGTCATGTTAGGCGTCGGGGCCGCATTCGATTTCCATACCGGCCGCGTGCGTCAGGCGCCGTCCTTCCTCCAGCGACTGGGTCTGGAATGGGCGTTTCGCCTGGCCATGGAGCCACGCCGGCTCTGGAAACGCTATATGAAGCACAACCCTCGCTTTGTCGTGCTGTTTCTGCGACAGTTGCTCGGACAGCGTGCCAATACTGGCGACAACAAGAAACGATAA
- a CDS encoding bifunctional sulfate adenylyltransferase/adenylylsulfate kinase, translating to MSTLTLIEPHGGELCELLLKDKNLDAAIQEAINLPSITLTARQLCDIELLLNGGFSPLRGFMSQKDYDQVVDSMRLADGTLWPMPITLDVDEATAKDYKGGDKIALRDPTGLLIALITVSDVWKPNKEREAEKVFGSLDKKHPAVAYLFDQAGAYYIGGTLEGVRLPIHYDFMELRHTPRALRAEFEGRNAEKVVAFQTRNPMHRAHKEISDRAAAEVGGHLLIHPVVGLTKPGDIDYFTRVRCYKKLLNHYPEHRAHLSLLPLAMRMGGPREAVWHAIIRKNYGCTHLIVGRDHAGPGNDSTGKSFYGPYDAQELVTKYEGELGIKMVDFKMMVYVPELDMYKPVDEIKEGEKTLDISGTELRKRLQEGSEIPAWFSYPDVVEELRTTHPPRHQQGFTVFFTGLSGSGKSTIANALMTRLLEHSGRPVTLLDGDVVRTHLTKGLGFTKEDRSTNVQRIGYVASEITKHRGICLSAPIAPYADDRQANRDAISAYGGYIEVYVDASVEACEKRDTKGLYAKARAGLIKGFTGIDDPYEIPENADVVCSTETETIDESAEKVLRKLFELGYLRKED from the coding sequence ATGAGTACTTTGACCCTGATCGAACCTCACGGTGGTGAACTCTGCGAGCTCCTGTTGAAGGACAAGAACTTGGATGCCGCGATTCAGGAAGCCATCAATCTCCCCTCCATCACCCTGACTGCGCGTCAGCTGTGCGACATCGAACTGCTCCTCAACGGGGGCTTCTCGCCGCTGCGCGGCTTCATGTCGCAGAAGGATTACGACCAGGTCGTGGACTCGATGCGTCTGGCCGACGGAACGCTCTGGCCGATGCCCATCACGCTCGATGTGGACGAAGCTACGGCGAAGGATTACAAGGGCGGCGACAAGATCGCGCTCCGTGATCCGACCGGCCTGCTGATCGCGCTCATCACGGTTTCCGACGTGTGGAAACCCAACAAGGAGCGCGAGGCGGAAAAGGTCTTCGGCTCGCTCGACAAGAAGCATCCGGCGGTCGCCTACCTGTTCGACCAGGCCGGCGCCTACTATATCGGCGGCACGCTCGAAGGCGTTCGCCTGCCGATCCATTACGACTTCATGGAGCTTCGCCACACGCCGCGGGCCCTGCGCGCCGAATTCGAAGGCCGCAATGCCGAAAAGGTCGTTGCGTTCCAGACGCGTAACCCGATGCACCGCGCGCACAAGGAGATTTCGGACCGCGCCGCGGCCGAAGTCGGCGGGCACCTGCTGATCCACCCGGTCGTCGGCCTGACGAAACCGGGCGATATCGACTACTTCACCCGCGTGCGCTGCTACAAGAAGCTGCTCAACCACTACCCCGAGCACCGCGCTCACCTGAGCCTGCTTCCGCTGGCGATGCGCATGGGCGGTCCGCGCGAGGCCGTCTGGCATGCGATCATCCGCAAGAACTACGGGTGCACGCACCTGATCGTCGGCCGCGACCATGCCGGCCCGGGCAACGACAGCACCGGCAAGTCGTTCTACGGCCCGTACGATGCGCAGGAACTCGTCACCAAGTACGAAGGCGAGCTCGGCATCAAGATGGTCGACTTCAAGATGATGGTGTACGTGCCCGAGCTGGACATGTACAAACCGGTCGACGAAATCAAGGAAGGCGAGAAGACGCTCGACATCTCCGGCACGGAACTGCGCAAGCGGCTCCAGGAAGGCAGCGAAATCCCCGCCTGGTTCTCGTACCCGGACGTGGTGGAAGAGCTGCGCACGACGCATCCTCCGCGGCATCAGCAGGGCTTCACGGTCTTCTTCACCGGCCTCTCGGGCTCGGGTAAGTCGACCATCGCCAACGCGCTCATGACGCGCCTGCTCGAGCACTCGGGCCGGCCGGTGACGCTGCTCGACGGCGACGTCGTCCGCACGCACCTGACGAAGGGCCTCGGCTTCACGAAGGAAGACCGCTCGACGAACGTCCAGCGCATCGGCTACGTGGCCAGCGAGATCACCAAGCACCGGGGCATCTGCCTCAGCGCGCCGATCGCGCCGTACGCCGATGACCGCCAGGCCAACCGCGACGCGATCAGCGCCTACGGCGGCTACATCGAGGTGTATGTCGACGCCTCCGTGGAAGCGTGTGAAAAGCGCGACACGAAGGGCCTCTACGCCAAGGCGCGCGCCGGCCTGATCAAGGGCTTCACCGGTATCGACGATCCGTACGAAATCCCGGAAAACGCGGATGTCGTCTGCTCGACCGAGACCGAAACGATCGACGAGAGCGCGGAAAAGGTGCTCCGCAAGCTCTTCGAACTGGGCTATCTCCGCAAGGAAGACTGA
- a CDS encoding UDP-glucose/GDP-mannose dehydrogenase family protein yields the protein MNIAIIGTGYVGLVSGTCFAEMGNEVVCVDIDKSKVDRLKSGKLTIFEPGLEVFFDRNLREERLHFTTSLLEAVQHAEIIFLALPTPSADDGSANLSYVLGVAADIAELLRKDPALGYKVIVNKSTVPVGTADKVRAVLEARELVVGEHFDVVSNPEFLREGVAVDDFMKPERVVIGSTSPRAAELMHSLYEPFVRQGNPILDMDPRSAEMTKYAANSFLATKITFMNEIANLCEKVDANVDMVRVGIGLDSRIGKQFLYPGIGFGGSCFPKDVKALKYTADEYGYTFAVLNAVLEINEVQRGLLVDRVLNHFGGDVRGKKIAIWGLSFKPNTDDVREAPAHVIIRGLQAHGADIHAFDPEAIQTTRAELGDTIAYHEDSYSVLDGADALVICTEWNEFRRPDFDKMRGMMRQPLIFDGRNLYKPETMANKGFTYFSIGRPHVPANVNAVEMQR from the coding sequence ATGAACATCGCCATTATCGGAACTGGGTACGTAGGCCTCGTATCGGGAACGTGTTTCGCCGAGATGGGCAACGAGGTGGTTTGCGTCGATATTGACAAATCCAAGGTCGACCGTCTCAAATCGGGCAAATTGACCATTTTCGAGCCGGGCCTCGAGGTATTTTTCGATCGTAACCTCCGCGAGGAGCGGCTGCATTTCACGACGTCGCTCCTGGAAGCCGTGCAGCACGCCGAGATCATTTTCCTCGCGCTGCCGACGCCTTCGGCGGACGACGGCTCGGCAAACCTTTCCTACGTGCTCGGCGTAGCGGCCGACATTGCCGAGTTGCTGCGCAAGGATCCCGCGCTCGGCTACAAGGTGATCGTCAACAAAAGCACCGTGCCCGTCGGCACGGCCGACAAGGTTCGCGCTGTACTCGAAGCGCGCGAGCTGGTAGTGGGCGAACACTTCGACGTCGTCTCCAATCCCGAATTCCTGCGTGAAGGCGTCGCCGTAGACGACTTCATGAAGCCCGAACGCGTCGTCATCGGGTCGACCAGCCCGCGCGCGGCCGAGTTGATGCATTCGCTCTACGAACCGTTCGTCCGCCAGGGCAACCCGATCCTGGACATGGACCCGCGGTCCGCCGAAATGACCAAATATGCCGCGAATTCCTTCCTCGCCACGAAGATCACGTTCATGAATGAGATCGCGAACCTGTGCGAGAAGGTGGACGCCAACGTGGACATGGTCCGCGTCGGCATCGGCCTCGACAGCCGGATCGGGAAGCAGTTCCTGTATCCGGGCATCGGGTTCGGGGGCAGCTGTTTTCCGAAGGACGTCAAGGCGCTCAAGTATACGGCCGATGAATACGGGTACACCTTCGCGGTGCTGAACGCCGTGCTCGAGATAAACGAGGTCCAGCGCGGCCTGCTCGTCGACCGCGTGCTGAACCACTTCGGCGGCGACGTCCGCGGCAAGAAAATTGCCATATGGGGGCTGTCCTTCAAGCCGAACACGGACGATGTCCGTGAGGCGCCGGCGCATGTCATCATCCGGGGCCTCCAGGCGCACGGCGCGGACATCCACGCCTTCGACCCCGAGGCAATCCAGACGACGCGCGCCGAACTCGGCGACACGATCGCGTATCATGAAGACAGTTACAGCGTGCTCGACGGCGCCGATGCGCTCGTGATCTGCACGGAATGGAATGAGTTTCGCCGCCCTGACTTCGATAAGATGCGTGGCATGATGCGCCAGCCGCTGATTTTCGACGGGCGCAATCTGTATAAACCCGAAACGATGGCTAACAAAGGATTTACCTACTTTTCGATCGGACGCCCTCACGTTCCCGCGAACGTGAACGCCGTTGAAATGCAGCGATAG
- a CDS encoding UDP-glucuronic acid decarboxylase family protein, whose translation MKRTLVTGGAGFLGSHLCDRFIQEGHEVLCVDNFITGRPDNIAHLIGNPQFTFIELDVTNYIYVEGPLDYILHFASPASPVDYLKYPIQTLKVGALGTHKALGLAKAKGARFLLATTSEVYGDPLVHPQSEEYWGNVNPIGLRGVYDEAKRFAEAMTMAYHRYHGVDTRLVRIFNTYGPRMRLDDGRALPTFMKQALNGEPITVYGDGSQTRSFCYVDDLIEGIYRLLMSDETGPVNIGNPDEITILDFAQEVISLTGSQSEIIFKNLPDDDPKVRQPDISKARRILNWSPQVERREGLRRTLAYFRHEEAAMHQH comes from the coding sequence ATGAAACGTACACTTGTCACAGGCGGGGCCGGCTTCCTGGGTTCGCATCTTTGCGACCGCTTTATCCAGGAAGGTCACGAGGTTCTCTGTGTCGATAATTTTATAACAGGCCGGCCCGATAACATCGCGCACCTGATTGGCAATCCGCAGTTCACGTTTATCGAGCTGGATGTAACCAACTACATCTACGTCGAAGGACCGCTGGATTACATCCTGCACTTCGCGAGCCCGGCTTCGCCCGTGGACTATCTGAAATACCCGATTCAGACGCTCAAGGTCGGCGCGCTGGGGACCCACAAGGCGCTCGGCCTGGCCAAGGCGAAGGGCGCCCGCTTCCTCCTCGCGACCACGAGCGAGGTCTACGGAGACCCGCTGGTGCACCCGCAGTCGGAAGAATACTGGGGCAACGTCAACCCGATCGGGCTCCGCGGGGTCTACGATGAGGCCAAGCGCTTCGCTGAAGCCATGACGATGGCCTACCACAGGTACCACGGCGTGGACACCCGGCTCGTGCGCATCTTCAACACGTACGGCCCCCGGATGCGTCTCGACGATGGACGCGCCCTGCCGACGTTCATGAAGCAGGCGCTCAACGGCGAACCCATCACCGTATACGGCGACGGCAGCCAGACGCGTTCCTTCTGCTATGTGGACGATCTGATCGAGGGTATCTACCGCCTGCTGATGAGCGACGAAACGGGGCCGGTCAACATCGGCAACCCGGATGAAATCACGATCCTGGACTTTGCCCAGGAGGTGATCTCGCTCACGGGTAGTCAGAGTGAGATCATCTTCAAAAACCTTCCGGACGACGACCCGAAGGTGCGCCAGCCGGACATCAGCAAGGCCCGGCGTATCCTGAACTGGTCGCCCCAGGTCGAACGCCGCGAAGGGTTGCGCCGCACGCTGGCCTATTTCCGTCACGAAGAAGCGGCGATGCACCAGCATTGA
- the wbaP gene encoding undecaprenyl-phosphate galactose phosphotransferase WbaP — protein MSYLRHRLQNILVLAASDMIAIVLGFLLAGSIRYFWQGALLIPEWAWYLIPAWWVGSAATHLLPSWGLGPVEELRRTTLLLVVIFAGAAVVLFISKQSESVSRITLTLSFMFSVFTVPLVRLVVKRLLIKLGLWGLPTVIYGGGEFAERIVRFLQAEKGLGYKPIGIFDDDPASWNTALLNVPIEGGTNLVTPEASVAILAMPSMTSARATELLEGPLSYYRSVLLVPNLLETPSLWVKPRDLSGLLGLEITSNLINPFSRVAKLTFDITVVLLTSPLWFPVCALLALLIYMEDKQSPFFLQERVGRGGHMFRTFKFRTMVPNAEAVLRQKLEEDEALRTEWETFYKLRKDPRITRIGRLLRRTSLDEIPQLFNVLRGEMSLVGPRPLPTYHCNELPRRVRELRERVRPGITGLWQVSGRSDTGNEGMEQWDPYYVRNWSLWLDAVILFRTISAVLKGSGAY, from the coding sequence GTGTCCTATCTCAGGCATCGGCTCCAGAATATCCTCGTTCTCGCGGCCAGCGACATGATCGCGATCGTACTCGGCTTCCTGCTCGCCGGCTCGATCCGTTATTTCTGGCAAGGCGCCCTGCTGATCCCCGAATGGGCCTGGTACCTGATTCCTGCCTGGTGGGTGGGATCGGCCGCCACGCACCTGCTGCCGAGCTGGGGTCTTGGGCCCGTGGAAGAGCTTCGCCGCACCACCCTGCTGCTCGTCGTCATCTTCGCCGGCGCCGCCGTGGTGCTCTTCATCAGCAAGCAATCCGAATCCGTCAGCCGTATCACGCTCACGCTGTCATTCATGTTCAGCGTGTTTACCGTGCCGCTGGTACGGTTGGTGGTGAAGCGCCTCCTCATCAAGCTGGGATTGTGGGGGCTTCCGACCGTAATCTACGGGGGCGGCGAGTTCGCCGAACGTATCGTGCGCTTCCTCCAGGCGGAAAAGGGGCTCGGCTACAAACCGATCGGCATCTTCGACGACGATCCGGCTTCCTGGAATACGGCGCTGCTGAACGTCCCCATCGAAGGCGGCACCAACCTGGTGACGCCGGAGGCCTCCGTGGCCATCCTGGCGATGCCGAGCATGACAAGCGCCCGCGCCACCGAACTCCTCGAAGGCCCGCTCTCCTATTACCGGTCGGTGCTCCTGGTACCGAACCTGCTGGAGACGCCTTCTCTCTGGGTCAAGCCGCGCGACCTGAGCGGCCTCCTCGGTCTGGAGATCACGTCCAACCTCATCAACCCGTTTTCGCGCGTCGCGAAGCTGACGTTCGACATCACGGTGGTGCTGCTGACCAGCCCGCTCTGGTTTCCGGTCTGCGCCCTGCTGGCGCTCCTGATCTACATGGAGGACAAACAGAGCCCGTTCTTCCTGCAGGAACGCGTGGGCCGCGGCGGCCATATGTTCAGGACGTTCAAATTCCGCACGATGGTGCCGAATGCCGAGGCGGTGCTTCGTCAGAAGCTCGAAGAGGATGAAGCGCTGCGGACGGAATGGGAGACGTTCTACAAGCTGCGCAAGGACCCGCGCATCACGCGCATCGGCCGGCTGCTGCGGCGCACCAGCCTCGACGAGATCCCGCAGCTGTTCAACGTGCTCCGGGGTGAAATGTCGCTCGTGGGCCCGCGTCCGTTGCCGACCTATCACTGCAACGAACTGCCCCGTCGTGTCCGCGAGCTGCGCGAACGCGTCCGCCCCGGGATCACCGGGCTGTGGCAGGTCTCCGGCCGGAGCGACACCGGCAATGAAGGGATGGAGCAGTGGGATCCTTACTACGTGCGCAACTGGTCGCTCTGGCTCGACGCCGTCATCCTCTTCCGCACCATCTCGGCCGTGCTCAAGGGCTCCGGCGCCTACTGA
- a CDS encoding PQQ-binding-like beta-propeller repeat protein: MTSSTLVRVAFAASLFALLITGCSSFSSRTHTVTPEDWAISGADLARSSMADLRLEPPLEKVWEHDLGAGAGPGSALITGNLVLIANRKGQLLVLDGEKGKRVGRTKFDAPVEGGMAIADNMLIVPGAKRKASLYGYDLGRGKVRWKLRKAAVQAGVLTLDSLAVVVDATAMLRVVDTASGKERWTHALDSMAYVIGAPVAEGPVVYVANENGVLYAVDVVREQRQWRRDLGSPVYQGLGMAGDIVLVPTTRGRLFGIDARTGATRWTLALPDTTVRFSATAYDHRDGVLVVGTTDGRLRALRADSGSELWVAEVESPITAAPLLTRQTVFVGTLGRKLLALDRNTGARLWEYEMPGRVTSALAAADDLLIVLSEPQRIVAFRMPQEMPVTE, translated from the coding sequence ATGACTTCTAGCACCCTGGTCCGTGTCGCGTTTGCCGCGAGTCTCTTCGCGCTGCTGATCACGGGCTGCTCCTCGTTTTCCTCCCGAACGCACACGGTGACGCCCGAAGACTGGGCGATTTCCGGGGCGGATCTGGCGCGCTCGTCCATGGCCGACCTGCGCCTCGAGCCGCCGCTCGAAAAAGTGTGGGAGCACGATCTGGGCGCCGGCGCCGGCCCCGGTTCGGCCCTGATCACCGGGAATCTGGTGCTCATCGCGAACCGGAAAGGGCAGCTGCTGGTGCTGGATGGGGAGAAGGGAAAGCGCGTCGGCCGCACGAAATTCGACGCGCCGGTCGAGGGCGGTATGGCGATCGCGGACAACATGCTGATCGTTCCCGGCGCCAAACGTAAAGCGTCGCTGTACGGGTACGATCTCGGCCGGGGCAAGGTGCGATGGAAACTCAGGAAGGCTGCCGTGCAGGCCGGCGTTCTGACGCTCGACTCGCTCGCCGTCGTCGTCGACGCCACGGCCATGCTCCGCGTGGTCGACACGGCATCGGGCAAGGAGCGGTGGACGCACGCGCTGGATTCGATGGCCTACGTCATCGGCGCACCCGTGGCGGAAGGGCCGGTCGTGTACGTGGCGAATGAAAACGGGGTGCTGTATGCGGTCGATGTGGTGCGGGAGCAGCGGCAATGGCGCCGCGATCTCGGCTCGCCCGTCTATCAGGGACTTGGCATGGCCGGCGATATCGTGCTCGTGCCGACGACGCGCGGCCGGCTTTTCGGGATCGATGCGCGCACGGGCGCCACGCGGTGGACCCTGGCGCTGCCCGATACGACCGTCCGTTTCTCGGCGACGGCCTACGACCACCGCGACGGCGTGCTCGTCGTGGGGACGACCGACGGCCGGCTACGCGCCCTCCGCGCCGACAGCGGATCGGAGCTGTGGGTGGCGGAAGTGGAATCCCCGATCACGGCGGCCCCGCTCCTGACGCGCCAGACGGTGTTCGTCGGCACGCTCGGACGCAAGCTGCTGGCGCTCGACCGCAACACGGGCGCCCGGCTATGGGAGTACGAGATGCCGGGCCGCGTCACCTCCGCATTGGCGGCGGCGGACGATCTGCTGATCGTCCTTTCCGAGCCGCAGCGGATCGTCGCCTTCAGGATGCCCCAGGAAATGCCTGTAACCGAATGA
- a CDS encoding BamA/TamA family outer membrane protein, translating into MVRFRRGVGALLIGIVALLQPAQAQYHFGRNKIQYENFDWQVLKTEHFDVMYYPEMQELAEYGAQFAETVFSELENRFSFTLNHRVPLIFYSSNLHFKQTNTTPGFIPDGVGGFFEFLKGRVVIPSNGDIHRFRRVIRHELVHVFTFVKVLRVMKDYRIPANRLPPLWFTEGLAEYWSGEPDYQHEMVMRDAIFSNYLVPLESMYRISGSYLMYKEGEAVFRFISETYGEEKILRLIENFWMETDFRKVLEITLHEKFTRISDRWGEWMKAQYYPELEEASPPSLVTQALSRPGFSSKPAFYEFQDGTRKVYYIANRTGYTNLYEVELDSTYRPVGKERILIKGERDQKFEAFHFFESRTSVSRDGKLAFVTKSGGSNSLHVYDLEADKLLHSYQFEDLIAVYSPTWDPTGEQLAFSSINKSGFNDLYRFDTRTRSLEKLTNDSYDERDPSWSPDGRFIAFSSDRTSTGDEGAYNLFTYDLTDGSIRYVTFGNQSDFSPQWTPDGRHLLYTSARPDSVGRYGAQNIWAIDMTAEIGVPPAVASASLTPVEPLIPTPTLTRTASRLTNITTAAYDPVWTRDGEIIFTSFEQMSFTIRSLAGADSLLRAPETEIEHPVTQSGEHWAFERIDARSEVSTNRYKRKYSLDVAQGAVSQNQVLGTYGGALVAVSDLMSDDRWYLTVFNLGRSRQDFLQSMNVAVTRVQTHRRTNYSYGLYRYGGERYDITDPDAPSVFPYVYETIYGGVGAVSYPISMFQRVELSTSLNWNHREIPVERIDREAVLLSNAISLVHDNTLYGMNGPVQGWRANLTLGYTTDVRYSNVNYYSLMADIRQYLRLSRQLTFATRLVGRLNHGREARLFILGGSWDLRGQSLFSVRGKKMWFVSNELRFPILNNPTIYIPVLTPFGVANLRGALFFDAAHAWNEGYNDRQLSIRSGETLAASGLGLRMNLFGGLVLRYDIGYAYRDWQRSDRLFKQFFFGYDF; encoded by the coding sequence ATGGTGAGATTCCGGCGAGGCGTTGGCGCATTACTTATCGGGATAGTGGCCCTGCTCCAGCCGGCGCAGGCCCAGTATCACTTCGGCCGCAACAAAATTCAGTACGAGAACTTCGACTGGCAGGTCCTGAAGACCGAGCATTTCGACGTGATGTATTATCCCGAGATGCAGGAACTTGCCGAGTATGGGGCACAGTTTGCCGAAACGGTCTTCAGTGAACTGGAAAACCGGTTCAGCTTTACGCTCAACCACCGCGTGCCGCTCATTTTCTATTCGTCCAACCTCCACTTCAAGCAGACGAACACGACGCCGGGCTTCATACCGGATGGGGTCGGCGGTTTTTTTGAGTTTCTGAAAGGACGCGTGGTCATCCCCTCGAACGGCGATATTCACCGTTTCCGTCGCGTGATCCGCCACGAACTGGTGCATGTGTTCACCTTCGTCAAGGTGCTGCGGGTCATGAAGGACTACCGGATTCCGGCCAACCGACTGCCCCCGCTGTGGTTTACGGAGGGGCTGGCCGAGTACTGGTCCGGCGAGCCCGACTACCAGCACGAGATGGTGATGCGGGATGCCATCTTCTCGAATTATCTGGTGCCGCTCGAAAGCATGTACCGCATCAGCGGCTCGTACCTCATGTACAAGGAGGGGGAGGCGGTCTTTCGATTCATCTCCGAGACCTACGGCGAAGAGAAGATCCTGCGGCTGATCGAGAACTTCTGGATGGAGACGGATTTCCGGAAGGTCCTCGAAATTACGCTCCACGAGAAGTTTACCCGGATCTCGGATCGCTGGGGAGAGTGGATGAAGGCCCAGTATTATCCGGAGCTGGAGGAGGCCTCGCCGCCGTCGCTCGTGACCCAGGCGCTCTCGCGTCCCGGTTTCAGCTCGAAGCCGGCGTTCTACGAGTTCCAGGATGGCACGAGGAAGGTGTACTATATCGCCAACCGGACCGGCTACACCAACCTCTATGAGGTGGAGCTCGATTCCACGTACCGACCGGTCGGCAAGGAACGCATCCTTATCAAGGGGGAACGCGACCAGAAATTCGAGGCGTTCCATTTCTTCGAAAGCCGCACCAGCGTTTCGCGGGACGGCAAGCTGGCCTTCGTTACCAAGAGCGGGGGCAGCAACAGCCTGCACGTGTACGACCTCGAGGCGGATAAACTGCTTCATTCCTACCAGTTCGAGGACCTCATCGCGGTGTATTCGCCCACATGGGATCCGACGGGCGAGCAGCTCGCGTTCTCGTCGATCAACAAAAGCGGTTTCAACGACCTCTACCGGTTCGACACCCGGACCCGCTCGCTGGAGAAACTGACGAACGACAGCTACGACGAGCGCGACCCGTCCTGGAGCCCCGACGGCCGCTTCATCGCCTTCTCGTCCGACCGGACGTCGACGGGGGACGAAGGGGCGTACAACCTGTTTACCTACGACCTCACCGACGGCTCGATTCGGTACGTCACGTTCGGAAACCAGTCGGACTTTTCGCCGCAGTGGACGCCCGATGGCCGGCATCTGCTCTATACCAGCGCGCGTCCGGACAGCGTGGGCCGCTACGGCGCCCAGAACATCTGGGCGATCGACATGACCGCCGAGATCGGCGTTCCGCCGGCGGTGGCCTCGGCGTCCCTGACGCCCGTCGAGCCGCTGATCCCAACGCCGACCCTGACGCGGACGGCCAGCCGGCTCACCAACATCACGACCGCCGCCTACGACCCGGTATGGACGCGCGATGGCGAGATCATCTTCACCAGCTTCGAGCAGATGAGCTTCACGATCCGGTCGCTCGCCGGCGCGGATTCCCTGCTACGAGCGCCGGAGACCGAGATCGAGCATCCGGTGACGCAGTCGGGTGAGCACTGGGCGTTCGAGCGGATCGATGCCCGGAGCGAGGTGAGCACCAACCGGTACAAGCGAAAGTATTCGTTGGACGTCGCCCAGGGCGCCGTGAGCCAGAACCAGGTGCTCGGTACGTATGGCGGCGCGCTGGTGGCGGTGTCCGACCTGATGAGCGACGACCGCTGGTATCTGACGGTGTTTAATCTCGGACGGTCGAGGCAGGACTTTTTGCAGAGCATGAACGTGGCCGTCACCCGGGTCCAGACGCATCGACGGACCAACTACTCCTACGGCCTCTACCGGTACGGCGGCGAACGCTACGACATCACGGATCCGGACGCGCCGAGCGTTTTCCCGTATGTCTACGAGACGATTTATGGCGGCGTGGGCGCCGTCAGCTATCCGATCTCCATGTTCCAGCGCGTCGAATTGAGCACGTCGCTGAACTGGAATCATCGTGAGATCCCCGTCGAGCGCATCGACCGGGAGGCCGTGCTGCTTTCCAATGCCATTTCGCTGGTTCACGACAACACGCTGTATGGCATGAACGGCCCGGTCCAGGGCTGGCGCGCCAACCTGACGCTGGGCTACACGACGGACGTCCGCTATTCGAACGTCAACTATTACAGCCTGATGGCGGACATCCGGCAATACCTCCGGTTGAGCCGGCAGCTCACGTTTGCGACCCGGCTCGTCGGCCGGCTCAATCACGGCCGCGAAGCGCGCCTCTTCATCCTGGGCGGCAGCTGGGATCTGCGTGGGCAGAGCCTGTTCAGCGTGCGCGGCAAAAAAATGTGGTTCGTATCGAACGAACTGCGCTTCCCGATTTTGAACAATCCGACCATCTACATCCCGGTGCTGACGCCGTTCGGCGTGGCCAACCTCCGGGGCGCGCTGTTCTTCGACGCCGCGCACGCCTGGAATGAAGGCTACAACGACCGGCAGCTGTCGATCCGGTCCGGCGAGACCCTCGCGGCCTCGGGGCTCGGGCTTCGCATGAACCTGTTTGGCGGGCTCGTGCTCCGGTACGACATCGGGTACGCCTACCGCGACTGGCAGCGATCCGATCGGTTGTTCAAGCAGTTCTTCTTCGGCTATGACTTCTAG